The DNA window CATACGTTGGTGAGTCCAACCGAATATCAACGGCTACATCATAGACTTCACCCATCACCACTCGCACTAACTTACCTTGTGATTTCGTTTTTTGAAAATGTAATCCACGCAAAACACCTTTCATAGAGCGAGAATAGTTATCTTGTAAAAAGTTAAATTCATCACCTATAACATCTCTATAACGTGCAGCTTGAAATGTTTCCATAAAAAAGCCTCGGTCATCACTAAATACATCCGGTTCAATGACCAACGCACCACCAATGGGAGTGTTAGAGACTTTCATCTACAGGTCCTCATTAAGTAAGCCATAAAGGTATTGCCCATACTCCGTTTTCTGTAATAAACATGCTTGATCTTCTAATTGCCCCCGTGAGATCCAGCCTTGTGAGTATGCAATTTCTTCTAAGCACGCGACTTTTAGCCCCTGATTATCTTCAATGGTCTGCACAAACATAGATGCTTTTAATAATGAATAATGTGTACCGGTATCAAACCAAGCAAAACCACGGCCAAAGCACTCAACAAACAAGTCTCCAACATTCAAATACATATTGGTTATATCCGTTATTTCCACTTCATCACGTGCCGACGGGGTTAATGATTTAGCCATATTGATGACTCTGTTATCATAGAAGTATAGACCCGTGACCGCGATATTCGACTTAGGTTGTGTAGGCTTTTCTTCAATACTGATCGCGTTACCTTCACTATCAAACTCCACCACTCCAAACCGGCCAGGGTCAGTCACTTGATAACCAAAGATCGTAGCCCCCACATCCCGGCTCGTGGCACTTAACAATTTCCCGGTAAAGTGCTGACCATAAAAGACATTATCTCCCAATATCAGACAAACATTATCGTCGCCAATAAAGTCTTCACCAATAATAAAAGCTTGCGCGATCCCCTCTGGCCTAGCCTGCTCTGCATACTCAATATCCAGCCCAAATGTCGAACCATCACCGAACAGATCTTTAAAGTGTGGTAGGTCCTCAGGCGTCGAAATAATTAATATATCTTTAATATTAGCCAGCATAAGCACCGAGATTGGATAGTAAATCATTGGCTTATCATAAATCGGTAATAGTTGCTTAGACACTGCCCTGGTGATGGGGTGTAAACGCGTACCTGAGCCACCCGCTAACACAATACCTTTGTATTTTTTATCGCCCATTAGCACTTTCTCCTCGACGTGTTAACTGATAATCACCGCTTAGAACTCGCTGCCACCATATTGTATTATCTAAATACCACTGCACCGTTTTTCTGATACCAGTCTCAAATGTTTCTTCTGGTTGCCAGCCTAATTCACGTTGAATTTTACTCGCATCAATTGCATACCTAAGATCATGGCCCGGTCTATCGCGAACAAATTTAATCAAATCGCGATAATGTTCAATTCCATTAGGCTTATCGGGTACAAGTGCTTCCAGCGCATCACACAAGGTATGTACTACATCTATATTCTGTTTTTCGTTATGTCCGCCAATATTGTAACTTTCACCAACCTCTCCTTTTGTTGCCACGAGCACGAGTGCTTTAGCATGATCATCAACATACAACCAATCCCGAATTTGCTTACCATCTCCATAGATAGGTAGTGGCAATCCACTCAACGCATTTAAAATCATGTGAGGGATCAACTTTTCAGGAAAATGATAAGGACCATAGTTATTCGAGCAATTAGTGATTAATGTAGGAAACCCATAAGTCCTTAACCAAGCTCGTACTAAATGATCAGAACTGGCCTTGGTTGCTGAGTAAGGTGAACTGGGATCATAAGCTGTCGTCTCAACGAATAAATCATCATGGTTGTGTAAATCACCAAACACTTCATCGGTAGAAATATGATGGAAACGAAAACCCACCTTTTTTTCAGCGTCTAATGACAACCAATATGCTCGAGCCGATTCAAGCAGATTGTAAGTACCTATGATATTTGTTTCGACAAAACAACGGGGATTTTCTATTGAACGGTCAACATGGGATTCAGCGGCAAGATGCATAATAATATCTGGCTGATGCAGCTCGAAAATACCTGTCACCGCCTCTTTATCACAAATATCGACCTGCTCAAATGCATAGCGAGATGATATTAACTCCGCAGGTATTGAATCTAAATTACCTGCATACGTTAATTTGTCCAGATTAACGACCTCATGCTCAGTGTCGATTAATATATGTCGAATAACAGCACTACCTATAAATCCAGCACCACCTGTCACTAATATCTTCATATTGATGCTACTCGTAATTCACGCTTGAAGATCTCTGAACCTGTAACTTTCGCGCAATAGGTATACTTGGTTTCAATAAATACTGTATATGATAAATACAGGCATCTCGAATGTGAAAACGTAATACACGATTACTAAATACATCATAAATGCCACCAGCACTACAACGTAGTCCATCAGCACCGACGACAATGTCACTTTCATAATGCACTTTATACCCGAGTTCCCAACACTTATAACAGATATCTGGATCTGCCATAAAAATGAAATAGCGGTTATCAAAACCACCTATGTTCTCCCAAACGTCACGACGGATTGCCATGAAAGATGACTGTATCCAATCCACATTAGCCGGTTTTAAATAGTCAAATTCAACATGTTCGTAATACTCCGCGATCCCTTTCAAAATTGGCCAGTTTCTAAGTGATGTTCTGCGTACCACCTGTGCGATTAAATTAGGAAAACGGCGTACTGTGTCAGGGGTCGAACCATCATCATTA is part of the Moritella viscosa genome and encodes:
- the rmlC gene encoding dTDP-4-dehydrorhamnose 3,5-epimerase, with amino-acid sequence MKVSNTPIGGALVIEPDVFSDDRGFFMETFQAARYRDVIGDEFNFLQDNYSRSMKGVLRGLHFQKTKSQGKLVRVVMGEVYDVAVDIRLDSPTYGQCHGVRLNAENKLQFWLPPGLAHGFVVLSEMADFEYKCTDYYDPNDEGCLIWNDPALNIHWPCSNPLLSGKDKMGVKFKDLFL
- the rmlA gene encoding glucose-1-phosphate thymidylyltransferase RmlA; the protein is MGDKKYKGIVLAGGSGTRLHPITRAVSKQLLPIYDKPMIYYPISVLMLANIKDILIISTPEDLPHFKDLFGDGSTFGLDIEYAEQARPEGIAQAFIIGEDFIGDDNVCLILGDNVFYGQHFTGKLLSATSRDVGATIFGYQVTDPGRFGVVEFDSEGNAISIEEKPTQPKSNIAVTGLYFYDNRVINMAKSLTPSARDEVEITDITNMYLNVGDLFVECFGRGFAWFDTGTHYSLLKASMFVQTIEDNQGLKVACLEEIAYSQGWISRGQLEDQACLLQKTEYGQYLYGLLNEDL
- the rmlB gene encoding dTDP-D-glucose-4,6-dehydratase, which gives rise to MKILVTGGAGFIGSAVIRHILIDTEHEVVNLDKLTYAGNLDSIPAELISSRYAFEQVDICDKEAVTGIFELHQPDIIMHLAAESHVDRSIENPRCFVETNIIGTYNLLESARAYWLSLDAEKKVGFRFHHISTDEVFGDLHNHDDLFVETTAYDPSSPYSATKASSDHLVRAWLRTYGFPTLITNCSNNYGPYHFPEKLIPHMILNALSGLPLPIYGDGKQIRDWLYVDDHAKALVLVATKGEVGESYNIGGHNEKQNIDVVHTLCDALEALVPDKPNGIEHYRDLIKFVRDRPGHDLRYAIDASKIQRELGWQPEETFETGIRKTVQWYLDNTIWWQRVLSGDYQLTRRGESANGR
- a CDS encoding glycosyl transferase, family 2 — protein: MAKKILISVVIVDFFKAERVVDNVERILIQEGDFDIEVIVIDNSMDSGNQQILSQYQKTDNVTLIFNQHNNGYTRGCNQGADLCRGDYLFFVNPDIEWKSVTTLADIITIYQCDKGIGIVGTRQLNDDGSTPDTVRRFPNLIAQVVRRTSLRNWPILKGIAEYYEHVEFDYLKPANVDWIQSSFMAIRRDVWENIGGFDNRYFIFMADPDICYKCWELGYKVHYESDIVVGADGLRCSAGGIYDVFSNRVLRFHIRDACIYHIQYLLKPSIPIARKLQVQRSSSVNYE